Proteins encoded in a region of the Abyssibacter profundi genome:
- the hfq gene encoding RNA chaperone Hfq gives MSKGQILQEPFLNILRKERIPVSIYLVNGIKLQGQIESFDQFVVLLKSNVSQMVYKHAISTVVPARNVRVTEGLGYSTGDEE, from the coding sequence ATGTCTAAGGGACAAATTTTGCAGGAGCCTTTTCTTAATATCCTGCGCAAGGAACGCATCCCGGTTTCTATCTATCTGGTCAATGGCATCAAGTTGCAGGGGCAGATCGAGTCGTTCGACCAGTTTGTCGTGCTACTCAAGAGCAACGTCAGCCAGATGGTCTACAAGCACGCGATTTCCACCGTCGTGCCCGCCCGCAACGTCCGTGTGACGGAAGGTTTGGGCTATAGCACAGGCGACGAGGAATAA
- a CDS encoding NAD(P)H-hydrate dehydratase: MNQLALYQPADVRQIDAAAIERCGIPGYVLMQRAAAAAYQEAVQRWPAASRWVVLAGLGNNGGDGIELARLARADGRNVQLLLGGDPASLTGAAAEAWAAWQADDGPSPANELGDLHPEDLVVDALFGIGLSRPVEGRAARWIEAVVAAKVPVLSLDCPSGLDASSGQMLGPAIRAAVTVTFIARKLGLYLADGPDCVGEVVLADCDVPPAAFDAVEPAAQLLGPRALRQTWPTRTTHQHKGHFGHVLIVGGQAGMPGAVLMAARAALRSGAGLVSVATHPAHAALLPLAQPELMSHAMDDPAALVDLIEPATAVVCGPGLGQSEWARTLLETVCVSAGPRAVVLDADALNLLASSPVDLPERSVLTPHPGEAARLLGTTTANVQADRLRALSALVARSGRAVVLKGAGSWVGAPGERPSLCVAGNPGMGTGGMGDVLSGLLGAALAGPMRAGALAPLVGGAVLAHALAGDEAADRLGQAGLLPSDLIASLPNIIPRP; the protein is encoded by the coding sequence ATGAACCAGCTTGCGCTTTATCAGCCAGCCGATGTGCGCCAAATCGATGCGGCGGCGATCGAGCGATGCGGCATCCCCGGCTATGTCTTGATGCAGCGTGCGGCCGCTGCCGCCTATCAGGAGGCGGTACAGCGCTGGCCAGCGGCCTCTCGGTGGGTTGTGCTGGCCGGTCTGGGCAACAACGGGGGAGATGGCATTGAGCTGGCACGCTTGGCGCGCGCTGACGGGCGCAACGTTCAGCTGCTACTCGGTGGCGATCCCGCGTCCCTGACCGGGGCCGCCGCCGAGGCCTGGGCGGCCTGGCAGGCAGACGACGGTCCAAGTCCCGCGAACGAACTGGGTGATCTGCATCCTGAAGACCTGGTGGTCGATGCCTTGTTCGGGATTGGATTGTCGCGGCCGGTCGAAGGCAGGGCCGCGCGATGGATTGAAGCGGTTGTCGCCGCGAAGGTTCCGGTGCTGTCGCTGGACTGCCCGTCCGGGCTGGATGCGTCATCTGGCCAGATGCTGGGGCCGGCGATCCGCGCCGCTGTCACGGTCACATTTATCGCCCGCAAGCTAGGGCTTTATCTGGCCGACGGACCCGATTGCGTCGGCGAGGTGGTGCTGGCCGATTGTGATGTGCCGCCGGCGGCCTTCGACGCGGTGGAGCCTGCGGCGCAGTTGTTGGGTCCCAGGGCTTTGCGGCAGACCTGGCCGACGCGGACCACACACCAACACAAGGGGCATTTCGGCCATGTACTCATCGTGGGTGGTCAGGCCGGCATGCCCGGTGCGGTGCTCATGGCGGCAAGGGCGGCGTTGCGCAGTGGCGCCGGGCTGGTCAGCGTGGCGACGCACCCGGCGCATGCGGCCTTGTTGCCATTGGCGCAGCCGGAGCTCATGAGCCACGCCATGGATGACCCGGCGGCCCTGGTCGATCTCATCGAGCCTGCCACCGCCGTGGTTTGCGGGCCGGGGCTGGGGCAAAGCGAGTGGGCGCGGACCCTGCTGGAGACGGTCTGCGTGAGTGCGGGGCCTCGCGCCGTGGTGCTGGATGCCGATGCGCTGAATCTGCTCGCCAGTTCGCCCGTGGACCTTCCTGAGCGCAGCGTGCTAACACCGCACCCCGGTGAGGCGGCTCGGTTGTTGGGCACGACGACCGCAAATGTGCAGGCAGACCGTCTGCGGGCCTTGTCGGCGCTGGTGGCCCGGTCGGGGCGGGCGGTCGTGCTCAAGGGCGCGGGTAGCTGGGTGGGCGCACCGGGTGAGCGGCCATCGCTTTGCGTGGCCGGCAATCCCGGTATGGGCACAGGGGGGATGGGCGATGTGCTGTCCGGTCTGCTCGGAGCCGCCCTAGCAGGGCCGATGCGTGCCGGGGCACTGGCGCCCTTGGTGGGCGGGGCCGTGTTGGCGCATGCGCTGGCAGGGGACGAGGCGGCAGATCGCCTGGGGCAGGCGGGACTATTGCCCAGCGATTTGATCGCATCCCTGCCCAACATTATCCCGCGGCCATGA
- the queG gene encoding tRNA epoxyqueuosine(34) reductase QueG, with the protein MRVKTQPPNATPSPEVLAGRIRDWATELGFDGVGITGFDLAEDVEHLHQWLREGRHGSMDYMARHTDLRADPARLQPEAIRCISVRMNYRTQSADAMQACLDDPDRAYVSRYALGRDYHKLMRGRLKQLARRLQEAAPEALSRPFVDSAPVLEKALGRDARLGWIGKHSLLLHRDAGSWFFLGEILTNVALPVDDDPPVKNLCGSCTACMEICPTQAITGPQQLDARRCIAYLTIEHKGSIPEGLRKPMGNRIFGCDDCQLVCPWNRYAQATREPDFAPRHGLDTARLVDLFAWSEDEFLSRTEGMPIRRTGYAGWRRNIAVALGNATASDESRQALRGALDDPSPLVREHVQWALQQLEAAD; encoded by the coding sequence ATGAGGGTGAAGACCCAGCCCCCCAACGCCACCCCCTCACCCGAGGTCCTCGCCGGCCGTATCCGCGACTGGGCGACAGAGCTTGGGTTTGATGGCGTCGGCATCACCGGCTTTGACCTCGCTGAAGACGTGGAACACCTGCACCAATGGCTGCGCGAAGGCCGCCATGGCAGCATGGACTACATGGCTCGGCATACCGATCTGCGCGCCGACCCGGCCCGGCTACAGCCCGAAGCGATCCGCTGTATTTCGGTGCGCATGAATTACCGGACGCAGTCGGCCGACGCCATGCAGGCCTGCCTCGATGACCCGGACCGTGCCTATGTCTCGCGCTATGCACTGGGCCGCGACTATCACAAACTCATGCGCGGCCGCCTCAAGCAGCTGGCGCGGCGACTGCAAGAAGCGGCACCTGAGGCACTGTCGCGCCCCTTTGTCGACAGCGCCCCGGTCCTGGAAAAGGCACTGGGACGAGATGCGCGCCTGGGCTGGATCGGCAAGCACAGCCTGTTGCTGCATCGCGATGCTGGCTCCTGGTTCTTTCTGGGCGAGATTCTCACCAATGTGGCCTTGCCGGTGGACGATGACCCGCCGGTCAAAAACCTCTGCGGCAGTTGCACGGCGTGTATGGAGATCTGCCCCACGCAAGCGATTACCGGGCCCCAGCAACTCGACGCCCGGCGCTGTATCGCCTACCTGACCATCGAACATAAGGGGTCTATTCCGGAAGGCCTGCGAAAGCCCATGGGCAACCGGATTTTTGGCTGTGACGACTGCCAGCTCGTGTGCCCGTGGAATCGCTATGCCCAGGCGACACGCGAACCGGATTTCGCACCACGCCACGGCCTCGACACCGCCCGCCTGGTCGATTTATTCGCCTGGTCAGAGGACGAATTCCTCTCGAGGACAGAAGGGATGCCCATCCGCCGGACGGGCTACGCCGGCTGGCGACGGAATATTGCGGTGGCCCTGGGCAACGCGACAGCCAGCGACGAGAGTCGGCAGGCGCTGCGGGGGGCGCTGGATGATCCCTCGCCATTGGTCCGCGAGCATGTGCAATGGGCCTTGCAGCAACTCGAAGCCGCGGATTAG
- the tsaE gene encoding tRNA (adenosine(37)-N6)-threonylcarbamoyltransferase complex ATPase subunit type 1 TsaE, protein MTTVINFDLPDEAATRALGAALLDQAPDAGGRTLWVALHGPLGAGKSTLVRGALAALGWDGPVPSPTYTLVEPYTVDREVWHLDLYRLGDASEWDELGVEDAAPDCLLIEWPERIPELASRFDLHVSLDYREASRVVQLQASSPTGAQWLSRLRGYFQPIT, encoded by the coding sequence ATGACAACGGTCATCAACTTCGATCTGCCGGATGAGGCGGCCACCCGGGCATTGGGAGCAGCGCTGCTCGACCAGGCGCCAGATGCGGGTGGACGCACACTCTGGGTGGCGTTACACGGCCCGCTGGGTGCGGGTAAATCGACACTTGTTCGTGGCGCGTTGGCGGCTCTCGGCTGGGACGGTCCGGTACCGAGTCCGACCTACACGCTGGTCGAGCCCTACACCGTGGACCGCGAGGTCTGGCACCTGGACCTATACCGGCTGGGCGATGCCTCTGAGTGGGATGAATTGGGCGTTGAGGATGCCGCGCCCGACTGCTTGCTGATCGAGTGGCCGGAACGTATTCCAGAGCTGGCGTCCCGATTCGACCTGCACGTCAGCTTGGACTATCGCGAGGCCAGTCGGGTGGTTCAGCTGCAGGCGAGTAGCCCGACCGGAGCGCAGTGGCTGTCGAGGCTTAGGGGCTATTTCCAACCCATCACCTGA
- a CDS encoding PA2779 family protein translates to MMRTANRWIVAGLVSVLVNMGVLGAASAAMVGTQEAMRGDHRAQIDRVLSRDDVRQTLLAYGVSEERVDARLDAMTDAELAQLADEFEQMPAGAGLVEVVGIVFIVLIILELVGVTNVFSSF, encoded by the coding sequence ATGATGCGAACTGCAAACCGCTGGATCGTGGCCGGGCTGGTCAGCGTGCTGGTGAATATGGGTGTGCTGGGCGCGGCTTCTGCCGCCATGGTGGGGACGCAGGAAGCCATGCGTGGGGATCACCGTGCGCAGATCGATCGGGTGCTGTCCCGCGATGATGTTCGCCAGACGCTGCTGGCCTATGGCGTTTCCGAGGAACGCGTGGATGCCCGGCTGGATGCCATGACCGATGCCGAGTTGGCGCAGCTGGCCGACGAATTCGAGCAGATGCCGGCTGGCGCCGGGCTGGTCGAGGTCGTCGGGATCGTCTTCATCGTGCTGATCATTCTGGAGCTGGTCGGCGTCACCAACGTCTTCAGCAGCTTCTGA
- the mutL gene encoding DNA mismatch repair endonuclease MutL produces MSKRIIRQLNADLIDQIAAGEVIERPASVLKELLENAIDAGARQVDVEAGGGGIRLLRIRDDGHGIPPEQIPLAMAPHATSKITSLDELERVATLGFRGEALPSIASVSRLSIRSSTDGDGGWEATGPYRAGQQAAPCAHPRGTTVEMRDLFHNVPARRKFLRTEQTEFRHIDRMLRRTALSRFETGFRLSHDGRVVRDYPAATTDARRASRIADVVGKGFVEQTIEVDTSRAGLRLWGWLGQPSIARSQADWQYMFVNGRAIRDKVVTHAIKQGFGDVLHHARQPAYVLFLEMDPAGVDVNAHPAKHEVRFRDQGKIHGFLSHVVSQALAGAAPTKPHHAEFAAPASTHAAPAFALGGGQSGLRFGTGESRGLYDWATRPVADNPVDAPQVNPDTGELLTGASEEAALETSPVVESPDEATVPPLGYARAQLHGVYILAENAEGLVCVDMHAAHERIVYETLKRQRDAGTVPSQPLLVPLDVSVSEREADLAEACEAVLAQGGFELTRAGPTTVTVRRVPTVLADLDIASLLADLLGRMEQEAGAGRELKRLSDERLGTLACHASVRANRQLSTAEMNALLRDMERTERSGQCNHGRPTWVQISLKELDRLFQRGR; encoded by the coding sequence ATGTCAAAGCGAATCATCCGTCAGCTCAACGCTGATCTTATCGACCAGATTGCTGCCGGGGAGGTCATCGAACGACCGGCCTCCGTTCTCAAGGAGCTGCTCGAAAACGCCATCGATGCAGGGGCTAGGCAGGTGGATGTCGAGGCCGGTGGCGGCGGCATACGCCTGCTGCGGATACGAGACGACGGTCATGGCATCCCCCCGGAACAAATCCCCCTGGCCATGGCGCCGCACGCCACCAGCAAGATCACCTCGCTGGATGAGCTGGAGCGTGTGGCCACGCTGGGCTTTCGCGGTGAGGCCCTGCCCAGCATCGCCTCGGTATCGCGGCTGAGCATTCGCTCATCCACCGACGGCGATGGGGGCTGGGAGGCAACCGGGCCGTACCGGGCCGGTCAGCAGGCCGCGCCTTGCGCGCATCCGCGCGGCACCACGGTGGAGATGCGCGATCTGTTCCACAACGTGCCTGCCCGGCGCAAGTTCTTGCGCACCGAGCAGACCGAATTCCGTCATATCGACCGCATGCTCCGGCGCACGGCGTTGAGCCGGTTCGAAACCGGTTTTCGCCTGTCACACGATGGTCGGGTGGTGCGCGACTATCCAGCGGCCACCACGGATGCCCGCCGGGCCAGCCGCATCGCCGATGTGGTGGGCAAGGGCTTTGTCGAGCAGACGATCGAGGTGGATACGTCACGGGCCGGTCTGCGCCTTTGGGGCTGGCTGGGCCAGCCGAGCATTGCCCGCTCGCAGGCTGACTGGCAGTACATGTTCGTCAATGGGCGGGCGATCCGAGACAAGGTGGTCACGCATGCCATCAAGCAGGGGTTTGGTGATGTGTTGCACCACGCGCGGCAACCAGCCTATGTGCTGTTCCTGGAGATGGACCCGGCCGGCGTCGATGTGAATGCGCATCCCGCCAAGCACGAAGTCCGGTTTCGGGACCAGGGCAAGATTCACGGGTTTCTGTCCCATGTCGTGTCCCAGGCATTGGCCGGTGCGGCGCCGACCAAGCCACACCATGCCGAGTTTGCGGCGCCGGCCTCGACCCATGCTGCGCCCGCCTTTGCGCTGGGTGGCGGCCAGTCGGGACTGCGCTTCGGGACCGGGGAGTCGCGTGGGCTGTATGACTGGGCCACGCGGCCGGTTGCGGATAACCCGGTCGATGCTCCCCAGGTCAACCCGGACACCGGCGAGTTATTGACCGGAGCTTCGGAGGAGGCGGCCTTGGAGACGTCACCCGTTGTTGAGTCGCCGGATGAGGCGACCGTCCCCCCACTGGGTTACGCCCGCGCCCAGCTGCATGGCGTATACATCCTGGCCGAAAATGCCGAGGGGCTGGTCTGTGTCGACATGCACGCTGCCCACGAGCGCATTGTCTACGAGACGCTCAAACGTCAACGGGATGCCGGGACCGTGCCCAGTCAGCCGCTACTGGTGCCGCTGGATGTGTCGGTTTCGGAGCGTGAGGCGGACTTGGCCGAGGCCTGCGAGGCTGTTTTGGCTCAGGGAGGGTTCGAGCTGACCCGGGCCGGACCCACCACGGTGACCGTACGGCGCGTTCCCACCGTGCTGGCAGATCTGGATATCGCTTCGCTGTTGGCGGACCTGCTGGGACGGATGGAGCAGGAGGCTGGTGCCGGCCGTGAGCTCAAGCGCTTGAGTGACGAGCGCCTGGGGACCCTGGCCTGCCATGCCTCGGTCCGCGCCAATCGCCAGCTCAGCACAGCGGAGATGAACGCGCTGCTTCGGGACATGGAGCGCACCGAGCGCAGCGGCCAGTGCAACCATGGTCGTCCCACCTGGGTGCAAATCAGTCTCAAGGAACTGGATCGTTTGTTCCAGCGTGGCCGATGA
- the hflX gene encoding ribosome rescue GTPase HflX, with amino-acid sequence MFERPQLGQRSLLVHLDFNDWDFDESHREFVELVVSAGGELVGEIGGRRQTPDPRYFVGSGKAEEIAERVQAEGAEVVIVNHDLSPSQERNLESRVKARVLDRAGLILDIFAQRARSHEGKLQVELAQLEHLATRLVRGWSHLERQKGGIGLRGPGETQLETDRRLLAQRIKNLKRRLDEVRARRELGRQARRRNAAPTVSLVGYTNAGKSTLFNALTRGEVYAADQLFATLDPTLRQLALPAGEPAVLADTVGFIRDLPHELVAAFRATLEETIEADLVLHVIDASDPERAARIDDVETVLKEIGADAIPRLEVYNKVDASDQFDVGVSLGDDGQPWRVYVSALRQQGLDALLEAIALRLRPDMARLTIRIPAAAGRLRSRLFAIGAVHRETSLDDGQQELELAIPHEQFDRICRQEGIDPDRLHA; translated from the coding sequence ATGTTTGAACGCCCTCAGCTCGGGCAGCGATCGCTGCTCGTCCACCTGGACTTCAACGACTGGGATTTCGACGAATCGCATCGCGAGTTCGTTGAGCTCGTCGTCTCTGCCGGCGGAGAACTCGTCGGTGAGATCGGTGGGCGTCGGCAAACACCCGATCCGCGCTACTTTGTCGGCTCCGGAAAGGCTGAAGAGATTGCCGAGCGCGTGCAGGCCGAGGGGGCCGAGGTTGTCATCGTCAATCACGACCTCAGTCCGAGCCAGGAGCGCAATCTGGAGTCGCGGGTCAAGGCGCGCGTGCTGGACCGTGCCGGGCTGATTCTCGATATCTTTGCCCAGCGCGCACGCTCCCACGAAGGCAAGCTGCAGGTCGAATTGGCGCAGCTCGAACATCTGGCGACGCGGCTGGTCCGCGGCTGGTCACATCTGGAGCGCCAGAAGGGCGGCATCGGCCTGCGTGGCCCCGGCGAGACCCAGCTGGAAACCGACCGGCGCCTGCTGGCGCAGCGCATCAAAAATCTCAAGCGCCGTTTGGACGAGGTCCGCGCCCGTCGCGAGCTGGGCCGGCAGGCCCGGCGTCGCAATGCGGCGCCGACGGTCTCCCTCGTCGGTTACACCAACGCGGGTAAGTCGACGCTGTTCAATGCTCTGACCCGGGGCGAGGTCTACGCGGCCGATCAGCTGTTCGCCACGCTGGACCCGACGCTCAGGCAGCTGGCCCTGCCTGCCGGCGAGCCCGCGGTGCTCGCCGATACCGTGGGGTTCATCCGCGACCTGCCGCATGAGCTGGTGGCTGCATTTCGGGCCACTTTGGAGGAAACCATCGAGGCCGATCTGGTCCTGCATGTCATCGACGCCTCGGATCCGGAGCGCGCTGCGCGAATCGATGACGTCGAGACGGTGCTCAAGGAAATCGGGGCCGACGCCATTCCCAGACTGGAGGTCTACAACAAGGTTGACGCCAGCGATCAATTCGATGTCGGCGTCAGCCTGGGTGATGACGGGCAGCCTTGGCGGGTTTATGTTTCCGCACTTCGGCAACAGGGGTTGGACGCGCTGCTCGAGGCGATCGCCCTGCGCCTGCGGCCGGATATGGCGCGCTTGACCATCCGGATTCCCGCGGCTGCAGGTCGACTGCGTTCACGCCTGTTCGCCATCGGCGCAGTGCATCGGGAGACCAGTCTGGACGATGGCCAGCAGGAGCTGGAGCTGGCGATCCCCCATGAACAGTTCGATCGCATTTGCCGGCAGGAAGGAATCGACCCCGATCGCCTGCACGCCTGA
- the miaA gene encoding tRNA (adenosine(37)-N6)-dimethylallyltransferase MiaA: MKPPVVCLMGATATGKTDIGLALADRFPVSLISVDSALVYRGMDIGTAKPDTATLKAYPHALIDCCEPEEAYSAARFVEDARRLVSAAHEQGRLPVLVGGTHLYYRALLRGLSELPSADPATRAEISARAEQQGWPALHQALAEHDPETAARLHPNDAQRIQRALEIIALTGRPPSAHYAKSAQQAAGTGWSVLCMAVADDDRAALHARIDRRFDAMMAAGFLDEVRDLRRRPGLHPELPSMRSVGYRQLWSHLAGERSLDEAVEAGKAATRQLARRQWTWLRKEPDLVWLTADQAPVQQAIGHVEQHLRGRGGNSL, translated from the coding sequence ATGAAGCCGCCGGTCGTCTGCCTGATGGGGGCCACCGCCACCGGGAAGACCGACATCGGACTGGCACTGGCCGACCGCTTTCCCGTGTCGTTGATCAGCGTGGATTCGGCACTGGTCTATCGCGGAATGGACATCGGCACTGCCAAGCCTGATACGGCAACCTTAAAGGCTTATCCCCATGCGCTGATCGACTGTTGCGAGCCGGAAGAGGCCTACTCAGCCGCCCGCTTTGTTGAGGATGCAAGGCGGCTGGTCTCGGCGGCTCACGAGCAGGGGCGTTTGCCCGTGCTCGTGGGCGGAACCCATCTTTATTACCGGGCTTTGCTGCGGGGGTTGAGCGAACTCCCCAGCGCCGATCCCGCCACCCGAGCCGAAATCAGTGCGCGGGCCGAACAGCAGGGCTGGCCGGCTTTGCACCAGGCGCTGGCCGAACACGACCCGGAAACCGCCGCGCGGTTGCATCCCAATGATGCGCAGCGGATTCAGCGGGCACTGGAGATCATCGCGCTGACGGGGCGTCCGCCCAGCGCGCACTACGCCAAGAGCGCCCAGCAGGCAGCGGGGACAGGCTGGTCTGTGCTTTGCATGGCGGTGGCCGACGACGACCGAGCCGCGCTGCATGCCCGTATCGATCGGCGATTCGACGCGATGATGGCGGCGGGTTTTCTGGACGAGGTTCGCGACCTTCGCAGGCGGCCGGGCCTGCACCCGGAACTGCCGTCGATGCGCAGTGTGGGCTATCGCCAGCTGTGGTCGCATCTGGCGGGTGAACGGTCTCTGGATGAAGCGGTCGAAGCGGGCAAGGCAGCCACGCGTCAGCTGGCGCGGCGGCAGTGGACTTGGCTGCGTAAAGAGCCTGATCTCGTCTGGTTGACGGCCGATCAGGCCCCTGTTCAGCAGGCGATCGGCCATGTGGAACAGCATTTACGGGGAAGGGGTGGCAACAGCTTGTGA
- a CDS encoding PA2778 family cysteine peptidase has product MELHQTPFFPQQRYQCGPAALATLLVDSGVETSPATLIDQVWIEGRQGSLQPELLAATRRAGRLPVVLEPQLDALGAAIEAGYPALVLLNLGPRWWPMWHYAVVIGMSQDGWLLRSGTEPRRFMDHRAFEHAWHGGGRWAVIAAHPSHVPRPAHLEAWIRAADDLARVGFSALAEQALASATGRWPDAALAWFAYGNQQAAATDWSSAAQALTRAVALRPDWTPAMNNLATVWLSLDCPERARPLMPRLASAPEDYAAKTLAEFQAHQATGPCRYDPQ; this is encoded by the coding sequence TTGGAACTGCACCAGACGCCGTTCTTTCCACAGCAGCGTTATCAATGTGGTCCGGCGGCCCTGGCAACACTGCTGGTTGATAGCGGTGTGGAGACCTCGCCCGCGACCCTGATCGATCAGGTTTGGATTGAGGGCCGTCAGGGGAGCCTGCAGCCAGAGTTACTCGCCGCCACGCGCCGGGCCGGGCGGCTACCGGTGGTGCTTGAACCGCAGCTGGATGCGCTGGGGGCGGCCATTGAAGCGGGCTACCCCGCACTGGTGCTGCTGAACCTGGGGCCGCGCTGGTGGCCGATGTGGCATTACGCCGTCGTCATCGGGATGAGTCAGGATGGTTGGCTATTGCGCTCCGGGACCGAACCGCGACGATTCATGGATCATCGCGCGTTTGAGCATGCCTGGCACGGCGGGGGGCGCTGGGCGGTGATCGCCGCGCATCCCAGTCATGTGCCGCGTCCGGCCCACCTCGAAGCCTGGATTCGTGCCGCGGATGACCTGGCGCGTGTCGGCTTCTCCGCGCTTGCCGAGCAAGCACTGGCCTCGGCCACAGGTCGCTGGCCGGATGCCGCGCTGGCGTGGTTTGCCTATGGCAACCAGCAAGCCGCAGCAACCGATTGGTCATCTGCGGCCCAGGCGCTCACGCGCGCCGTTGCGCTACGCCCGGACTGGACACCGGCGATGAATAACCTCGCGACCGTCTGGCTGAGCTTGGACTGTCCCGAACGCGCGCGTCCTCTGATGCCCCGATTGGCCTCCGCGCCCGAAGACTATGCGGCGAAGACCCTGGCGGAGTTTCAAGCCCATCAGGCGACCGGCCCCTGTCGCTATGACCCCCAATAA
- a CDS encoding N-acetylmuramoyl-L-alanine amidase, with protein sequence MQRCLRLNTLQLVFVLLASLASPAVSASVVLKDVRVWPGPDSTRVVFDLSGDIDHKLFTLDDPARVVIDVPNATRGTVAGADGRGIVQRVRTGQRTPDTLRLVVDLESSVRAKSFTLPPSGRYGHRLVVDLDTGPAKIGPVAAPQPAVELQDKPIIIAIDAGHGGEDPGARGARGTKEKDVALAVSRKLARLVDAQPGMRAVLIRDGDYYIDLRERTRRARAAQADLFVSIHADAFTDRRARGSSVYVLSQRGASSEHARTLARRENESDLIGGVRLDDKDDVLASVLIDISQTAALEASFDAAERMLSNMGAINRLHKETVQQANFMVLKAPDIPSVLVETAFISNPDEERRLTDPNFQERLARNLLAGIQGYFSDYRPRTTLASARVDGPVEPAPAEAYTVRRGDTLSEIAARFRTSMSALRLANDLASDTIRIGDVLTIPSGG encoded by the coding sequence ATGCAACGGTGCCTTCGACTGAACACACTGCAACTTGTCTTCGTGCTGCTGGCGTCGCTGGCCAGCCCAGCTGTGTCTGCCAGCGTGGTGCTCAAGGATGTGCGCGTATGGCCCGGGCCGGATTCGACGCGGGTCGTGTTCGACCTCTCCGGCGATATTGATCACAAGCTGTTTACGCTGGATGACCCCGCGCGGGTCGTGATCGATGTGCCAAATGCCACTCGGGGCACCGTGGCGGGTGCTGACGGGCGCGGCATCGTCCAACGTGTGCGTACCGGACAGCGCACGCCCGACACCCTGCGGCTGGTCGTGGACCTGGAGTCTTCGGTTCGTGCCAAGTCATTTACCTTGCCGCCCAGCGGTCGCTACGGGCATCGCCTCGTTGTCGATCTGGATACCGGGCCGGCGAAGATCGGGCCCGTGGCTGCACCCCAGCCGGCGGTCGAGCTGCAGGACAAGCCCATCATCATCGCAATCGATGCGGGCCACGGCGGCGAAGATCCGGGTGCCCGCGGTGCGCGCGGCACCAAGGAAAAGGACGTGGCGTTGGCTGTGTCGCGCAAGCTGGCACGGTTGGTGGACGCCCAACCCGGCATGCGTGCGGTGTTGATTCGGGACGGTGACTATTACATCGACCTGCGAGAGCGGACCCGTCGTGCGCGCGCGGCCCAGGCTGACCTGTTTGTCTCGATTCATGCTGATGCGTTCACCGATCGGCGTGCCCGCGGGTCGAGTGTTTATGTGTTGTCGCAGCGCGGCGCTTCCTCGGAGCATGCCCGGACACTTGCCCGGCGTGAGAACGAATCCGACCTGATCGGCGGCGTGCGTCTGGATGACAAGGACGATGTGTTGGCGTCGGTGCTCATCGACATTTCGCAAACGGCCGCCTTGGAAGCGAGCTTCGATGCCGCCGAGCGCATGCTCTCCAACATGGGTGCCATTAATCGACTGCACAAAGAGACGGTCCAGCAGGCCAACTTCATGGTGCTCAAGGCACCGGATATTCCCTCCGTGCTGGTTGAAACCGCCTTCATTTCCAACCCAGATGAGGAACGGCGACTCACCGATCCGAATTTTCAGGAGCGGCTGGCGAGAAATCTGCTGGCTGGCATCCAGGGTTACTTCTCGGATTACCGTCCCCGAACCACGCTGGCTTCCGCCCGCGTCGACGGACCGGTGGAGCCAGCTCCAGCCGAGGCCTACACGGTGCGGCGCGGGGATACCCTGTCGGAAATCGCGGCGCGATTTCGGACCAGTATGTCGGCCCTGCGCCTGGCCAATGACCTGGCCTCGGACACCATCCGAATCGGTGATGTGCTGACGATTCCATCTGGCGGCTAG